The following are from one region of the Hydrogenophaga sp. BPS33 genome:
- a CDS encoding MarR family winged helix-turn-helix transcriptional regulator, protein MSTSTRTRRPASSATPAAGNPEATLGLHEPGHLFRRAHQHSVSCFNEVFGRAITPLQYAAMRILQEHPGIDQVTLAAAIALDTSTTAEIAVRLERDGWIVREVGARRQRRLELTEEGQRVIAQMLRSEAVLADRILHALDAAERDVLMRLMHKLLNQPLI, encoded by the coding sequence ATGTCCACCTCCACCCGAACCCGCCGTCCCGCCAGTTCCGCAACGCCTGCCGCGGGCAACCCCGAGGCCACCCTGGGCCTGCACGAACCCGGCCATCTGTTCCGGCGCGCCCATCAGCACTCGGTGTCGTGCTTCAACGAGGTGTTTGGCCGTGCCATCACGCCCTTGCAATACGCCGCGATGCGCATCCTGCAGGAACATCCGGGCATTGACCAGGTGACGCTGGCCGCCGCGATCGCGCTGGACACCTCCACCACGGCCGAGATTGCCGTGCGGCTGGAGCGCGACGGCTGGATCGTGCGCGAAGTCGGCGCGCGCCGCCAGCGTCGCCTGGAGCTGACCGAGGAGGGGCAGCGCGTGATTGCGCAGATGCTGCGTTCCGAAGCCGTGCTGGCCGATCGCATCCTGCATGCCCTCGACGCCGCCGAGCGCGACGTGCTCATGCGGCTGATGCACAAACTGCTGAACCAGCCCCTCATCTGA